A portion of the Pseudomonas protegens CHA0 genome contains these proteins:
- a CDS encoding hydroxyisourate hydrolase: MNGGLSIHVVDVASGKVAEGMAVRVRRLGGELLCAGRIAGNGLLSELAERSASFGQGVYEVELDVAAFYREQGQALPPVPFLEVLAYRFGLDDPRQHYHLPFKLTAWGVSCFRGGA, translated from the coding sequence ATGAACGGCGGCCTATCCATCCATGTGGTGGACGTCGCCAGCGGCAAGGTGGCCGAAGGCATGGCGGTGCGGGTGCGCCGCCTGGGCGGCGAGCTGCTCTGCGCAGGGCGAATTGCCGGCAACGGCTTGCTGAGCGAGCTTGCCGAGCGGTCGGCGAGCTTCGGCCAGGGCGTCTACGAAGTGGAGCTGGACGTGGCGGCGTTCTATCGCGAGCAAGGCCAGGCGCTGCCGCCGGTGCCCTTCCTCGAGGTGCTGGCGTACCGCTTCGGCCTGGATGATCCGCGCCAGCACTACCACCTGCCGTTCAAACTCACCGCCTGGGGCGTCTCGTGCTTTCGCGGTGGCGCCTGA
- a CDS encoding lysozyme inhibitor LprI family protein — MKPIFLALLLITTGVQAAEEADNTPCDGVENNVQTLECATYNRTTAEQLLGDNVQSLLERLGTLYGSDKGQLADISAKVKNAQQLWQKQRDADCAMESFPAKPGTKAYTIATNDCLARMSDERSEFIESIAQE, encoded by the coding sequence ATGAAACCGATCTTCCTGGCCTTGTTACTGATAACGACAGGCGTACAGGCGGCCGAAGAGGCCGACAACACGCCCTGCGACGGCGTGGAAAACAACGTGCAGACCCTGGAATGCGCGACCTACAACAGGACCACCGCCGAACAGTTGCTGGGCGACAACGTGCAGAGCCTGCTGGAACGCCTGGGTACCCTCTATGGCAGCGACAAAGGGCAACTGGCCGACATCAGCGCCAAGGTCAAAAATGCCCAGCAACTGTGGCAGAAGCAGCGCGACGCCGACTGCGCGATGGAGTCCTTTCCGGCCAAGCCCGGCACCAAGGCCTACACCATCGCCACCAATGACTGCCTGGCGCGCATGAGCGACGAACGCTCGGAGTTCATCGAATCCATCGCCCAGGAATGA
- a CDS encoding 4-vinyl reductase, translating into MAKIAPQLPIEVDSETGVWTSDALPMLYVPRHFFVNNHMGIEEVLGADAYAEILYKAGYKSAWHWCEKEAECHGLEGVAVFEHYMKRLSQRGWGLFKIQDIDLDKGTASVKLEHSAFVYVYGKVGRKVDYMFTGWFAGAMDQILAARGSKIRTVAEQVYGGSEEGHDDGLFVVKPL; encoded by the coding sequence ATGGCCAAGATCGCCCCGCAATTGCCTATCGAAGTCGACAGCGAAACCGGTGTCTGGACCTCCGACGCCCTGCCGATGCTCTACGTGCCACGGCATTTCTTCGTCAACAACCACATGGGCATCGAGGAGGTGTTGGGCGCCGATGCCTACGCCGAGATCCTCTACAAGGCCGGCTACAAGTCCGCCTGGCACTGGTGCGAAAAAGAAGCCGAATGCCACGGCCTGGAAGGCGTCGCGGTGTTCGAGCACTACATGAAGCGCCTGTCCCAGCGCGGCTGGGGCCTGTTCAAGATCCAGGACATCGACCTGGATAAAGGCACCGCCAGCGTCAAGCTCGAACACTCGGCCTTCGTCTACGTGTACGGCAAGGTCGGGCGCAAGGTGGACTACATGTTCACCGGCTGGTTCGCCGGTGCCATGGACCAGATCCTGGCGGCCCGTGGCAGCAAGATCCGCACCGTGGCAGAGCAGGTTTACGGTGGTTCCGAAGAAGGCCACGACGATGGCCTGTTCGTCGTCAAACCGTTGTAA
- a CDS encoding nucleobase:cation symporter-2 family protein, whose protein sequence is MTISRVHPVDEVLPVRQLFTFGLQHVLVMYAGAVAVPLILGNALGLTPAQVVLLINANLLTSGIATLVQTLGFWRFGARLPLIQGCSFIALAPMIMIGKQFGLTEVFGAVIAAGVITIALAPLFSRLLRFFPPVVIGSLITIIGISLMPAAAIWLGGGNPAADDFGAPANLLLGLATVAVTLVIYGKFSGFIGNLSVLIGLLVGSLIAAAFGMTDFAQVSQAAWFELSRPMAFGAPQFSLVPILIMTLAMLVIMAETTGNCLAIGKLTGKPTTQRTLGDAFRADGLSTLLGGLFNSFPYNAFTQNTGLIALSRVKSRFVVAAAGAIMVLMGLFPKLGALVAAVPTPVLGGCAIVMFGMTTVAGIQELSRVPFEGTRNAIVVAVSVSVGVLPMSFPALFAHLHGPLRLVLESGIFLGAITAIVLNLLLNPREAAAQVLAAHVELND, encoded by the coding sequence ATGACAATTTCCCGCGTGCATCCCGTGGACGAGGTACTGCCCGTCCGCCAGCTGTTCACCTTCGGCCTGCAGCATGTGCTGGTGATGTATGCCGGTGCAGTGGCGGTGCCGTTGATTCTAGGCAATGCCCTGGGCCTGACCCCGGCGCAGGTGGTGCTATTGATCAACGCCAACCTGCTGACCTCGGGCATCGCCACCCTGGTCCAGACCCTGGGGTTCTGGCGTTTTGGCGCGCGGCTGCCGTTGATCCAGGGCTGTTCGTTCATCGCCCTGGCACCGATGATCATGATCGGCAAGCAGTTCGGCCTGACCGAGGTGTTCGGCGCGGTGATCGCCGCAGGCGTCATCACCATTGCCCTGGCGCCGCTGTTCAGCCGTTTGCTGCGGTTTTTCCCGCCCGTAGTGATCGGCAGCCTGATCACCATCATCGGCATTTCCCTGATGCCGGCAGCGGCGATCTGGCTCGGCGGCGGCAACCCCGCGGCGGACGATTTCGGCGCGCCGGCCAACCTGCTGCTGGGGCTGGCCACGGTAGCGGTGACGCTGGTGATCTACGGCAAGTTCTCGGGCTTTATCGGCAACCTCAGCGTGCTCATCGGCTTGCTGGTGGGCAGCCTGATCGCCGCGGCGTTCGGCATGACCGACTTTGCCCAGGTGAGCCAGGCGGCCTGGTTCGAACTGAGCCGGCCCATGGCGTTTGGGGCTCCACAGTTTTCCCTGGTGCCGATCCTGATCATGACTCTGGCGATGCTGGTGATCATGGCCGAGACCACCGGCAACTGCCTGGCCATCGGCAAGCTCACCGGCAAACCGACCACCCAGCGCACCCTGGGCGATGCGTTCCGCGCCGATGGCCTGTCGACCCTGCTCGGCGGGCTGTTCAACAGCTTTCCCTACAACGCCTTTACCCAGAACACCGGGCTGATCGCGCTGTCCAGGGTCAAGAGCCGCTTCGTGGTGGCCGCGGCCGGGGCAATCATGGTGCTCATGGGGCTGTTTCCCAAGCTGGGTGCCCTGGTGGCCGCGGTGCCGACCCCGGTGCTTGGCGGTTGCGCCATCGTGATGTTCGGCATGACTACAGTGGCCGGCATCCAGGAACTGTCGCGGGTGCCGTTCGAAGGTACGCGCAACGCCATCGTGGTGGCGGTGTCGGTCAGCGTCGGGGTGCTGCCGATGTCCTTCCCGGCGCTGTTCGCCCATCTGCACGGTCCCCTCAGGCTGGTGCTGGAAAGCGGCATCTTCCTTGGCGCCATCACCGCCATCGTTCTCAACCTGCTGCTCAACCCCCGTGAGGCCGCCGCCCAGGTGCTGGCAGCCCATGTCGAGCTCAATGACTGA
- the dgcB gene encoding dimethylglycine demethylation protein DgcB: MLNTLLPILLFAAIGLAVLGALRRVAMWRRGRASKVDLIGGLLAMPKRYMVDLHHVVARDKYMANTHVATAGGFVLAAVLAILVHGFGLHNRILGYALLLAATLMFVGALFVAKRRRNPPARLSKGPWMRLPKSLLAFSVSFFVATLPVAGILPENFGGWLLAALLALGVLWGVSELFFGMTWGGPMKHAFAGALHLAWHRRAERFGGGRSTGLKPLDLEDPNAPLGVEKPKDFTWNQLLGFDACVQCGKCEAACPAFAAGQPLNPKKLIQDMVVGLAGGTDAQFAGSPYPGKAIGEHGGNPHQPIVNGLVDAETLWSCTTCRACVEECPMMIEHVDAIVDMRRHLTLEKGATPNKGAEVLENLIATDNPGGFNPGGRMNWAADLNLSLLSDKQSTDVLFWVGDGAFDMRNQRTLRAFVKVLKAAKVDFAVLGLEERDSGDVARRLGDEATFQLLAKRNIQTLAKYRFKRIVTCDPHSFHVLKNEYGAFDGNYLVQHHSTYLAELIGAGALNLGQHKGNSVTYHDPCYLGRYNGEYEAPREVLRALGIEIKEMQRSGFRSRCCGGGGGAPITDIPGKQRIPDMRMQDIRETGAELVAVGCPQCTAMLEGVVEPRPMIKDIAELVADALLEDAAPSKAPASVKPEPAEVH; the protein is encoded by the coding sequence ATGTTGAACACCCTTCTTCCCATTCTGTTGTTCGCCGCCATCGGCCTTGCGGTCCTTGGCGCGCTGCGACGCGTGGCCATGTGGCGCCGGGGGCGAGCCTCCAAGGTCGATCTGATTGGCGGCCTGCTGGCCATGCCCAAGCGCTACATGGTGGATCTGCACCACGTGGTGGCCCGGGACAAATACATGGCCAACACCCACGTGGCCACGGCGGGGGGCTTTGTCCTGGCCGCCGTGCTGGCGATCCTGGTGCACGGTTTCGGCCTGCACAACCGCATCCTGGGTTATGCCTTGCTGCTGGCCGCCACGCTGATGTTCGTCGGCGCGCTGTTCGTCGCCAAGCGTCGGCGCAACCCGCCGGCGCGGCTGTCCAAAGGGCCGTGGATGCGCCTGCCCAAAAGCCTGCTGGCATTCTCCGTGAGCTTCTTCGTGGCGACCCTGCCGGTGGCCGGGATCCTTCCGGAAAACTTCGGTGGCTGGCTGCTGGCGGCGCTGCTTGCGCTGGGTGTGCTCTGGGGCGTGTCCGAGCTGTTCTTCGGCATGACCTGGGGCGGGCCGATGAAGCACGCCTTCGCTGGTGCCCTGCACCTGGCCTGGCACCGGCGCGCCGAGCGCTTTGGTGGCGGACGCTCCACCGGCCTCAAACCGTTGGACCTGGAAGACCCGAACGCGCCTTTGGGGGTGGAAAAGCCCAAGGACTTCACCTGGAACCAGTTGCTGGGCTTCGACGCCTGCGTGCAGTGCGGCAAGTGCGAGGCGGCGTGCCCGGCCTTCGCCGCCGGCCAGCCGCTGAACCCGAAGAAACTGATCCAGGACATGGTGGTCGGCCTGGCCGGCGGTACCGACGCGCAGTTCGCTGGCAGCCCGTACCCTGGCAAGGCCATCGGCGAACACGGCGGCAACCCGCACCAGCCCATCGTCAACGGCCTGGTGGACGCCGAGACCCTGTGGTCCTGCACCACCTGCCGGGCCTGTGTCGAGGAATGCCCGATGATGATCGAACACGTCGATGCCATCGTCGACATGCGTCGCCACCTGACCCTGGAGAAGGGCGCCACGCCGAACAAGGGCGCCGAGGTCCTGGAAAACCTCATTGCCACCGACAACCCCGGCGGCTTCAACCCCGGCGGGCGGATGAACTGGGCGGCGGACCTGAACCTGTCCCTGCTCAGCGACAAACAAAGCACCGACGTGCTGTTCTGGGTCGGCGACGGCGCCTTCGACATGCGCAACCAGCGCACCCTGCGGGCCTTCGTCAAAGTGCTCAAGGCGGCCAAGGTGGACTTCGCCGTGCTCGGCCTGGAAGAGCGCGACAGCGGTGACGTGGCCCGGCGCCTGGGCGACGAAGCGACTTTCCAGCTGCTGGCCAAGCGCAACATCCAGACCCTGGCCAAGTACCGCTTCAAGCGCATCGTCACCTGCGATCCCCACAGTTTCCATGTGCTGAAGAACGAGTACGGCGCCTTCGATGGCAACTACCTGGTGCAGCACCACAGCACCTACCTGGCCGAGTTGATTGGTGCTGGTGCCCTCAATCTGGGCCAGCACAAAGGCAATAGCGTGACCTACCACGACCCGTGCTACCTGGGCCGTTACAACGGTGAATACGAAGCGCCGCGCGAGGTACTGCGGGCCCTGGGCATCGAGATCAAGGAAATGCAGCGCTCGGGCTTCCGTTCCCGTTGCTGCGGCGGTGGCGGCGGCGCGCCGATCACCGACATTCCGGGCAAGCAACGGATTCCCGACATGCGCATGCAGGACATCCGCGAAACCGGCGCCGAGCTGGTGGCCGTGGGTTGTCCACAGTGCACGGCGATGCTCGAAGGGGTGGTGGAGCCGCGGCCGATGATCAAGGACATCGCCGAACTGGTAGCCGATGCCTTGCTCGAAGACGCCGCCCCGAGCAAAGCGCCGGCGTCGGTGAAACCTGAACCTGCGGAGGTGCACTGA
- a CDS encoding dipeptidase, with the protein MSPAELHADSIVIDGLIIAKWNRELFEDMRKGGLTAANCTVSVWEGFQATVNNIASSQKLIRENSDLVMPVRTTADIRKAKELGKTGILFGFQNAHAFEDQIGYVEVFKQLGVGIVQMCYNTQNLVGTGCYERDGGLSGFGREIVAEMNRVGVMCDLSHVGSKTSEEVILESKKPVCYSHCLPSGLKEHPRNKSDAELKFIADHGGFVGVTMFAPFLAKGIDSTIDDYAEAIEYTMNIVGEDSIGIGTDFTQGHGQDFFEYLTHDKGYARRLTNFGKIINPLGIRTVGEFPNLTETLLKRGHSERVVRKIMGENWVSVLKDVWGE; encoded by the coding sequence ATGAGCCCAGCCGAACTACACGCCGACAGCATCGTTATCGACGGGCTGATCATTGCCAAGTGGAACCGCGAGCTGTTCGAGGACATGCGCAAGGGCGGCCTGACCGCAGCCAACTGCACCGTGTCGGTCTGGGAAGGTTTCCAGGCCACGGTCAACAACATTGCCTCCAGCCAGAAGCTGATACGCGAAAACAGCGACCTGGTGATGCCCGTGCGCACCACCGCGGACATTCGCAAGGCCAAGGAGCTGGGCAAGACCGGCATCCTCTTCGGCTTCCAGAATGCCCATGCCTTCGAAGACCAGATCGGCTACGTCGAGGTGTTCAAGCAGCTGGGCGTGGGCATCGTGCAGATGTGCTACAACACCCAGAACCTGGTGGGCACCGGCTGCTACGAGCGTGATGGCGGGCTCTCCGGGTTCGGCCGCGAGATCGTCGCCGAGATGAACCGCGTCGGGGTCATGTGCGACCTGTCTCACGTTGGTTCCAAGACGAGCGAGGAAGTGATCCTCGAATCCAAGAAGCCGGTCTGCTACTCCCACTGCCTGCCGTCGGGGCTCAAGGAGCACCCGCGCAACAAGTCCGATGCCGAACTGAAATTCATCGCCGACCACGGCGGTTTCGTCGGCGTGACCATGTTCGCGCCGTTCCTGGCCAAGGGCATCGACTCCACTATCGACGACTACGCCGAAGCCATCGAATACACCATGAACATCGTCGGTGAAGATTCGATTGGCATCGGCACCGACTTCACCCAGGGCCATGGCCAGGACTTCTTCGAATACCTGACCCACGACAAGGGCTACGCCCGGCGCCTGACCAACTTCGGCAAGATCATCAATCCCCTGGGCATCCGCACCGTGGGCGAGTTCCCCAACCTCACCGAGACCCTACTCAAGCGCGGCCACAGCGAGCGCGTGGTGCGCAAGATCATGGGCGAGAACTGGGTCAGCGTCCTGAAGGACGTCTGGGGCGAATAA
- a CDS encoding nucleoside deaminase gives MTQILSSIPAGVTELDLHLLRQSIQLAEEAKARGRHPFAALVADRDGKVIASAGNNSMPPEGDPTQHAELAAAALAAKRLSPQALAECTLYTSAEPCCMCAGAIYWTGIGRVVYALSEHELLELTGDHPENPTFSLPCREVFARGQRQIPVFGPMLESEAALAHKGFWK, from the coding sequence ATGACCCAGATTCTTTCTTCCATCCCTGCCGGCGTCACCGAACTGGACCTGCACCTGCTGCGCCAGAGCATCCAGCTCGCCGAAGAGGCCAAGGCCCGCGGCCGTCATCCGTTCGCCGCCCTGGTGGCCGATCGCGACGGCAAGGTCATCGCCAGCGCCGGCAACAACTCGATGCCCCCCGAAGGCGACCCGACCCAGCACGCCGAACTGGCGGCAGCGGCGCTGGCGGCCAAGCGCCTCAGCCCCCAGGCCCTGGCCGAGTGCACCCTGTACACCAGCGCCGAGCCCTGCTGCATGTGCGCCGGGGCCATCTACTGGACCGGCATTGGTCGGGTGGTCTACGCCTTGTCCGAACATGAGCTGCTGGAGTTGACCGGCGACCACCCGGAAAACCCGACCTTTTCCCTGCCGTGCCGCGAAGTGTTCGCCCGTGGGCAGCGGCAGATCCCGGTGTTCGGGCCGATGCTTGAGAGCGAGGCCGCCCTGGCGCACAAGGGCTTCTGGAAATGA
- a CDS encoding electron transfer flavoprotein subunit alpha/FixB family protein, producing MSDIIRRDPRAEWIARNRLHPLHAAMQPAQHSWMGPNGLIRKNPHGIGFIGPNGLKRIDRSGAQQGGSAKRTAAAEVQLPLHQVAQPAFYISVVPDMVGGRLSSHDRDLLGLAHQLAGQDGAVLAVVFGEHKESAFATAGVDRLLVLQGSEFEGYAPEQRVQGLRAVDNQFSPRHWLLPDSRTGGGELGRRFAAALGERPATRVWQVKDGQCIGRAGAGLQDLARPVARLILAAAECAEPVSETRHEALPVELSTSVARSLARIEDLGAVAVDPAAIPMAEAEFIFSGGNGVKDWPLFHQTAAALGATEGASRVAVDDGFMARDRQVGASGIWVTARVYVAVGISGAIQHLQGIGACDKVVAINLDPGCDMIKRADLSVIGDSAEILKALIAAVAAYRNDAKRDAA from the coding sequence ATGAGCGACATTATCCGCCGCGATCCCCGGGCCGAGTGGATCGCCCGCAACCGCCTGCACCCGCTGCACGCGGCCATGCAGCCGGCGCAACACAGCTGGATGGGGCCCAATGGCCTGATCCGCAAGAACCCCCACGGCATCGGTTTCATCGGCCCCAACGGCCTCAAGCGCATCGACCGCAGTGGCGCCCAGCAGGGCGGCAGCGCCAAGCGCACGGCAGCGGCCGAGGTGCAGTTGCCGCTGCATCAAGTGGCGCAGCCGGCGTTCTACATCAGCGTGGTGCCGGACATGGTCGGTGGCCGCCTGAGCAGCCACGACCGCGACCTTCTGGGCCTGGCCCATCAGCTGGCGGGCCAGGACGGCGCGGTGCTGGCGGTGGTGTTCGGCGAGCACAAGGAATCGGCCTTCGCCACCGCGGGTGTCGACCGCCTGCTGGTGCTGCAAGGCAGCGAGTTCGAAGGTTATGCACCGGAGCAACGGGTGCAGGGCCTGCGGGCTGTGGATAACCAGTTCAGCCCGCGTCACTGGCTGCTGCCCGACAGCCGCACCGGCGGCGGCGAACTGGGCCGGCGCTTTGCCGCGGCCCTGGGCGAACGCCCGGCGACCCGGGTCTGGCAGGTCAAGGACGGGCAGTGCATCGGCCGTGCCGGCGCCGGCCTGCAGGACCTGGCGCGGCCGGTGGCGCGCTTGATCCTGGCCGCCGCCGAATGCGCGGAGCCGGTCAGCGAAACCCGCCACGAAGCCTTGCCGGTGGAGTTATCCACAAGCGTGGCCCGCAGCCTGGCGCGGATCGAAGACCTGGGCGCAGTGGCGGTGGACCCGGCGGCGATTCCCATGGCCGAGGCCGAATTCATCTTTTCCGGGGGCAACGGGGTCAAGGACTGGCCGCTGTTTCACCAGACCGCCGCCGCCCTGGGGGCCACCGAAGGCGCTTCGCGGGTGGCGGTGGACGACGGCTTCATGGCCCGCGACCGGCAAGTGGGGGCCAGTGGTATCTGGGTCACCGCGCGGGTCTATGTGGCGGTGGGGATTTCCGGAGCGATCCAGCACCTGCAAGGCATTGGTGCCTGCGACAAGGTGGTGGCGATCAACCTCGACCCGGGTTGCGACATGATCAAGCGTGCCGACCTGTCGGTGATTGGCGACAGCGCGGAGATTCTCAAGGCCTTGATCGCGGCGGTAGCGGCCTACCGCAACGACGCCAAGCGCGATGCGGCTTAA
- a CDS encoding electron transfer flavoprotein subunit beta, with translation MHSNVISLISIGAHPTSGRPRRAEQDARAVELGLQLAGAQLQVLHAGDVAEPALRAYLGMGLEQLHVLEQPAGADALPALTQYLRHAGAQVVLTGSQAETGEGSGMLPFLLAENLGWPLVVGLAQVESLGDGVAHVLQALPRGQRRRLKVRLPFLATVDNAAPKPRQSAYGPARRGVLETDQVLVVEDELFTGSSLQPAKPRPKRLKVIKAKSGADRMKAATAKASGGTGQVLKGVSPEAGAEAILKLLIEEGVVR, from the coding sequence ATGCACAGCAATGTAATCAGCCTGATTTCGATTGGCGCCCACCCCACCTCCGGCCGCCCGCGGCGTGCCGAACAGGATGCCCGGGCAGTGGAACTGGGCCTGCAACTGGCCGGTGCGCAGTTGCAGGTGCTGCATGCCGGCGATGTAGCCGAACCGGCCCTGCGCGCCTACCTGGGCATGGGCCTGGAACAGCTGCATGTGCTGGAGCAGCCGGCGGGCGCCGATGCCCTGCCGGCACTGACCCAGTACCTGCGTCATGCCGGCGCCCAGGTGGTGCTCACCGGCAGCCAGGCGGAAACCGGCGAGGGCTCGGGGATGCTGCCATTCCTGCTGGCGGAAAACCTCGGCTGGCCGCTGGTGGTGGGGCTGGCCCAGGTCGAGTCCCTGGGCGATGGCGTGGCCCATGTCCTGCAAGCCTTGCCTCGCGGCCAGCGACGCCGGCTCAAGGTGCGCCTGCCATTCCTCGCCACTGTGGATAACGCCGCACCCAAGCCGCGCCAGAGCGCCTACGGCCCGGCGCGCCGGGGCGTGCTCGAAACCGACCAGGTGCTGGTGGTGGAGGACGAGTTGTTCACAGGCTCCAGCCTGCAACCGGCCAAGCCGCGCCCCAAGCGCCTGAAAGTGATCAAGGCCAAGAGCGGCGCCGACCGCATGAAAGCCGCTACCGCCAAGGCCAGCGGCGGCACCGGCCAGGTACTCAAGGGCGTCAGCCCTGAGGCGGGTGCCGAAGCCATTCTCAAATTGCTCATCGAAGAAGGCGTAGTGCGCTGA
- the dgcA gene encoding dimethylglycine demethylation protein DgcA: MAFEAMFQPIQIGKLTIRNRVLSTAHAEVYATDGGMTTERYVKYYEEKAKGGIGLAICGGSSVVAIDSPQEWWSSVNLSTDRIIPHFQNLADAMHKHGAKIMIQITHMGRRSRWDGFNWPTLMSPSGVREPVHRATCKTIEPEEIWRVIGNYAQAARRAKAGGLDGVELSAVHQHMIDQFWSPRVNKRTDEWGGTFEKRMRFGLEVLKAVRAEVGDDFCVGMRLCGDEFHPDGLSHEDMKQIAKYYDDTGMLDFIGVVGSGCDTHNTLANVIPNMSFPPEPFLHLAAGIKEVVKVPVLHAQNIKDPNQATRILEGGYVDMVGMTRAHMADPHLIAKIKMGQIDQIKQCVGANYCIDRQYQGLDVLCIQNAATSREYMGVPHIIEKTTGIKRKVVVVGAGPAGMEAARVAAERGHDVTLFEKKEAIGGQITTASKAPQRDQIAGITRWYQLELARLKVDLRLGTAADTATILDLRPDVVVLAVGGHPFIEQNEHWGAAEGLVVSSWDILDGKVAPGKNVLVYDTICEFTGMSVTDFIADKGSQVEIVTDDIKPGIAVGGTSFPTYYRSLYPKEVIMTGDLTLEKVYREGDKLVAVLENEYTGAREERVVDQVVVENGVRPDEELYYGLKEGSRNKGQMDVEALFAIKPQPCLSETGEGYLLFRIGDCVSQRNTHAAIYDALRLCKDF; this comes from the coding sequence ATGGCTTTCGAAGCGATGTTCCAGCCGATCCAGATCGGCAAACTGACCATCCGCAACCGTGTGCTGAGCACCGCGCACGCCGAGGTCTATGCGACTGACGGCGGCATGACGACTGAACGGTATGTGAAGTACTACGAAGAAAAGGCCAAGGGCGGCATCGGCCTGGCGATCTGTGGTGGTTCCTCGGTGGTGGCCATCGACAGCCCCCAGGAGTGGTGGAGCTCGGTGAACCTGTCCACCGACCGCATCATCCCGCATTTCCAGAACCTGGCCGACGCCATGCACAAGCATGGCGCCAAGATCATGATCCAGATTACCCACATGGGCCGGCGCTCGCGCTGGGACGGTTTCAACTGGCCGACCCTGATGTCGCCGTCCGGGGTGCGCGAGCCAGTGCACCGCGCCACCTGCAAGACCATCGAGCCGGAGGAGATCTGGCGGGTGATCGGCAACTACGCCCAGGCCGCGCGCCGGGCCAAGGCCGGTGGCCTGGACGGTGTCGAGCTGTCGGCGGTGCACCAGCACATGATCGACCAGTTCTGGAGCCCACGGGTCAACAAACGCACCGACGAATGGGGCGGCACCTTCGAGAAACGCATGCGTTTCGGCCTGGAAGTGCTCAAGGCGGTACGCGCTGAAGTGGGCGACGATTTCTGCGTGGGCATGCGCCTGTGCGGCGACGAGTTCCACCCGGACGGCCTGTCCCATGAGGACATGAAGCAGATCGCCAAGTATTACGACGACACCGGCATGCTGGACTTCATCGGCGTGGTGGGTTCGGGCTGCGACACCCACAACACCCTGGCCAACGTGATCCCCAACATGAGCTTCCCGCCGGAGCCGTTCCTGCACCTGGCGGCGGGCATCAAGGAAGTGGTCAAGGTGCCGGTGCTGCACGCACAGAACATCAAGGACCCGAACCAGGCCACGCGGATTCTCGAAGGCGGTTACGTCGACATGGTGGGCATGACCCGCGCGCACATGGCCGACCCGCACCTGATCGCCAAGATCAAGATGGGCCAGATCGACCAGATCAAACAGTGCGTCGGCGCCAACTACTGCATCGACCGCCAGTACCAGGGCCTGGACGTGCTGTGCATCCAGAACGCCGCCACGTCCCGTGAATACATGGGCGTGCCGCACATCATTGAGAAAACCACCGGCATCAAGCGCAAGGTGGTGGTGGTCGGTGCCGGTCCTGCCGGTATGGAAGCCGCTCGCGTCGCCGCCGAACGCGGCCACGACGTGACCCTGTTCGAGAAGAAGGAAGCCATTGGCGGGCAGATCACCACCGCTTCCAAGGCCCCGCAACGGGACCAGATCGCCGGTATCACCCGCTGGTACCAGCTGGAACTGGCGCGCCTGAAGGTCGACCTGCGCCTGGGCACCGCGGCGGACACCGCGACCATTCTCGACCTGCGCCCCGACGTGGTGGTGCTGGCCGTGGGCGGCCATCCGTTCATCGAGCAGAACGAGCACTGGGGCGCCGCCGAAGGGTTGGTGGTCAGCAGTTGGGACATCCTCGACGGCAAGGTGGCGCCGGGCAAGAACGTGCTGGTGTACGACACCATCTGCGAGTTCACCGGCATGTCGGTCACCGACTTCATCGCCGACAAGGGTTCGCAAGTGGAAATCGTCACCGACGACATCAAGCCGGGCATCGCCGTGGGCGGCACCTCGTTCCCTACCTACTACCGCAGCCTGTACCCCAAGGAAGTGATCATGACCGGGGACCTGACCCTGGAGAAGGTCTACCGCGAGGGCGACAAGCTGGTGGCGGTGCTGGAAAACGAATACACCGGCGCCCGGGAAGAACGGGTGGTGGACCAGGTGGTGGTGGAAAACGGCGTGCGTCCCGACGAAGAGCTCTACTACGGGCTCAAGGAAGGTTCGCGCAACAAGGGCCAGATGGACGTCGAGGCGCTGTTCGCGATCAAGCCGCAGCCGTGCCTGAGCGAGACGGGGGAGGGCTACCTGTTGTTCCGCATCGGCGACTGCGTATCCCAGCGCAACACCCATGCCGCGATCTACGACGCACTGCGCCTGTGCAAGGATTTCTAA